One Streptomyces sp. B21-105 genomic region harbors:
- a CDS encoding carbohydrate ABC transporter permease, with product MTTHLATERSGRRGDRSARNPVGRAGYVFVSGYVLLLLAFGVLPTGYAVWLALSNSRSQLVGIGNFTRTFSDYRFGPAFLHIGLYLVVWLASLMILVVLLSLMLHGRMRRASTSLRFLFYLPGALAGVASVLLFLILLDPAASPVGWLLKGFGWNTLAQVNAPDHLPVLFTVIAFWTGAGGWIVVMYGALNSIPDEILEAARIDGANTLQIALRIQIPMLTKWIAYMLILAFAAGTQLFVEPQLVSLASWGMIPDSWSPNQLSYQYAFQAGDFNGAAALSVDLLILGLACAALVVFRTGLFDRDER from the coding sequence ATGACCACCCACCTCGCAACGGAGCGGAGCGGCCGCCGCGGCGACCGCTCGGCCCGCAACCCGGTCGGACGCGCCGGATACGTCTTCGTCTCCGGCTACGTCCTCCTCCTGCTCGCCTTCGGCGTCCTGCCCACCGGTTACGCGGTGTGGCTGGCACTGTCCAACTCCCGCAGCCAACTCGTCGGGATCGGCAACTTCACCCGCACCTTCAGCGACTACCGCTTCGGACCGGCCTTCCTCCACATCGGCCTGTACCTGGTGGTGTGGCTGGCCAGCCTGATGATCCTGGTGGTGCTGCTCTCCCTGATGCTGCACGGCCGCATGCGCAGGGCCTCCACCAGCCTGCGGTTCCTGTTCTACCTGCCGGGCGCCCTCGCGGGGGTGGCGAGCGTACTGCTCTTCCTGATCCTCCTCGACCCGGCGGCCAGTCCCGTCGGCTGGCTGCTGAAGGGCTTCGGCTGGAACACCCTCGCCCAGGTCAACGCCCCCGACCACCTGCCCGTTCTCTTCACCGTCATCGCCTTCTGGACCGGGGCCGGCGGCTGGATCGTGGTCATGTACGGCGCGCTCAACAGCATCCCCGACGAGATCCTGGAAGCCGCCCGCATCGACGGCGCCAACACGCTCCAGATCGCCCTGCGCATCCAGATCCCGATGCTCACCAAGTGGATCGCGTACATGCTGATCCTGGCCTTCGCGGCCGGCACCCAGCTCTTCGTCGAGCCACAACTGGTCTCCCTCGCCAGCTGGGGCATGATCCCCGACAGCTGGTCGCCGAACCAGCTCTCCTACCAGTACGCCTTCCAGGCAGGCGACTTCAACGGCGCGGCGGCGCTCTCCGTCGACCTCCTCATCCTGGGCCTCGCCTGCGCGGCGCTCGTCGTCTTCCGTACCGGCCTGTTCGACAGGGACGAACGATGA
- a CDS encoding carbohydrate ABC transporter permease yields the protein MRRTRRPSSLAARLAWLIVMGLAVLFFCVPVAWLLLAPTKTDGQIVRDNPFSFGSLGAVADTWHHLYAFQDGAILTWLQNSALYTFGALILTLVTSIPAGYALALTQFIGRRMLLTVTMLVMLMPTAAMVLPLYLGMNAVHLDGTIWSVILPFSFFPFGVYLTYIYFSSNVPSDLLSAARIDGCSEWQVFRLIAMPLAKPVIALVGFFNFVGNWNNFFLPFVMLPDSSQYPAQVGLNNLLAASPLFNTSSGGGNQILRPELALATLVTIVPVLIVFLFSQRALVSGMLAGATKE from the coding sequence ATGCGCCGGACGCGCCGCCCCAGCTCACTGGCCGCCCGGCTGGCCTGGCTCATCGTCATGGGCCTGGCCGTGCTGTTCTTCTGTGTGCCGGTGGCGTGGCTCCTGCTGGCCCCGACCAAGACCGACGGCCAGATCGTGCGGGACAACCCCTTCTCCTTCGGCTCCCTGGGGGCCGTCGCCGACACCTGGCACCACCTCTACGCCTTCCAGGACGGCGCCATCCTCACCTGGTTGCAGAACTCGGCGCTCTACACGTTCGGCGCGCTGATCCTCACCCTGGTGACGTCGATCCCCGCCGGGTACGCGCTGGCGCTCACCCAGTTCATCGGCCGGCGGATGCTGCTGACCGTCACCATGCTCGTGATGCTCATGCCGACCGCCGCGATGGTGCTGCCCCTGTACCTGGGAATGAACGCCGTGCACCTGGACGGCACGATCTGGTCGGTCATCCTGCCGTTCTCCTTCTTCCCGTTCGGGGTCTATCTCACCTACATCTACTTCTCCTCCAACGTCCCCTCCGACCTGCTGTCCGCCGCACGGATCGACGGCTGCTCGGAGTGGCAGGTCTTCCGGCTCATCGCGATGCCGCTGGCCAAGCCGGTGATCGCCCTGGTCGGCTTCTTCAACTTCGTCGGCAACTGGAACAACTTCTTCCTGCCGTTCGTGATGCTGCCCGACAGCTCCCAGTATCCGGCGCAGGTGGGACTGAACAACCTGCTCGCCGCCTCACCGCTGTTCAACACCTCCAGCGGCGGGGGAAACCAGATCCTGCGGCCCGAACTGGCCCTGGCCACCCTGGTGACCATCGTTCCCGTTCTGATCGTGTTCCTGTTCTCCCAACGCGCTCTCGTGTCCGGCATGCTCGCCGGTGCGACCAAGGAGTGA
- a CDS encoding L-rhamnose mutarotase — MKRVAQTIRLRPEHRDQYLRLHCEVWPAVEAALRAANIRNYSIFLREDTLFGYFEYHGDDFEADMAAIGADTATQAWWKLTSPCQESWADSGTAGNWSDLTEIWHLTPSATAT; from the coding sequence ATGAAACGCGTCGCCCAGACGATCCGCCTGCGGCCGGAGCACCGTGACCAGTATCTGCGCCTGCACTGCGAGGTATGGCCGGCTGTCGAGGCCGCACTGCGGGCCGCGAACATCCGCAACTACAGCATTTTTCTGCGCGAGGACACGCTGTTCGGCTACTTCGAGTACCACGGCGACGACTTCGAGGCGGACATGGCCGCTATCGGCGCCGACACGGCCACCCAAGCCTGGTGGAAGCTCACCAGCCCCTGTCAGGAGTCCTGGGCCGACAGCGGCACAGCGGGCAACTGGTCGGACCTGACCGAGATCTGGCATCTGACCCCTTCGGCGACAGCCACCTGA